atgtaactgAAACAGAAAGCACCGACAAAAGAGGGCAGACAGTGTTTTAGGGTGGAGGTGTGTACAGTTATCATTTATAGTTAGTAAATGAGTAACAGCATAAAGATTATATGGGGAGTATGACAACAAGAAGTTGACCAACAATCAGAAACTTCGTCTGATAGAGTGAAGACTCAGCtcacagctctgcagctctcagGTAAGTCTGAggaaaagatcatattttaaacttaatATCCTAAAGATGGTACTAAAtgtatttagttagtttttgttttctttgtaaagctcagtttttattcagttttagtttACTAAAATGATTGTTACATTTTAGTTTcacttatttagttagttttagtgaactaaaatAACCTTGGCTCTGATTAACTTCATTttgtttaaagttaaaatgtcaCTTTATTCACACAGAAAGTCTTCCAAACTAATGTTAGGACACCTATTGGGGTatttccattctattctacttCCCATGTCTTCTTTTACATTTCAGAGGGAAATTTTAtccttaatacaaaaataatttgacAACTTTTATGACATTAAATATAATACAAGATATTTTCATTCTGGTTATACATCAAGGTAAATTCAAAAGTCTCCaggtgaaacaggaagtagattaataacttgTAAGCCTTTTATTACAGGCTCAGTAAGAGTAAACACTGTAAGTTTCACCTTTACTCTCTGATACTGTCTAGTAGTGAAAGAGATGTCTCTCATATTTAAAGTCAGCTCTGTCTCTGTACCAGCCAGACTGGaggaaaatactcaaaaaataagcaaagacAAACAACTCCTGTGTTCTAAGAGCTAAATTACTGCTTTTGTCTGTATTCTGGTgattgaaaaaagtgacatgATGTCAATTTGTGATTAAAGAAAGCTTCTAACACTTACAGAAAGGTCTCTTTTTGTAGGAATCCTCTCTGTTCCCAGTTCTTTACACAGATTTAAACTTGTCCAGCTCCAGTCTAAGAGAAAAGGTCAACCTTTCCATATTTATCATCTAAATGAAAACGTGTCTGCCTCtgttctgattcctgattttgtcgcatatttatcacacttaaatgtttagatcatcaaaccaattttaatatctcacaaagacatcccaagtaaatagaaaatgcagtttctaaacgatgatattttttctattattaaggggaaaaaaatccaaatctatctggccctatgtgaaaaggtaattgcccccctgaacctaataactggttgtgccacccttgatagcaataactgaaatcaagcgtttgggATAACTGGTGATGGGTCTTTCgtatcactgtggaggaattttggcccacttgtcttcgcagaattgttttaactcagccatattggagggttttccagcatgaactgcacGTTTAAAGtcccacagcatctcagttggattgaAGTCTGGACTTTTAccttaactttgtttttcttgagccattcagaggtggacttgctggtatgtttcgggttgttgtcctgctgcacaacccaagagtgcttgagcttgaggtcatgaactgatggccggacgtttgccttcaggattttctggtagacggCAGAATttatccatcatcatcatcatctttattaGCAGACATAGAGGtccataaaaaacacaacaaatacataaaaacaggattaaaaagagtatcaaaaacaaacaaacaaaagaaataaaaataatcaacgGACAAACAACATACCTCCCTATTGATAAAAGACATCTATACCAGTGTCTCCACAAGGATGACTGGTATCTTACAACACTATGACTGGGATTAGTCAATAGCATTATAATGAAGGTCTGAGAGTCCTCTCGCCTGTATATAAATTTGTACATCAGATTTCTCATAAGAGCCTGGAAAGTGTAAATTCCTGCTTGACAAAACATCTCACTTGCACTTTCCCATCGAGGTTTTTTTCAGCAGTATCCTCATTGCGTCATTATAAGCAACATGAAGCTTTTGATTaagcttaatttttttgtacttaGACCACAAGGGGGCGGTATATATATAGGGGTACAATAAGCTCTAAAGAGAACAATCTTGACATTATCAGAGCCCAAAGAAAATTTCCTTGCCAAAATGTTGGCCTGTAATGTTGGCCTGAGCATACAGCATACGGCAATGTttacacatcatcatcatcatcacacattttaTCAGTGATGAGATGTCCCAAGTATTTTGTTCTGCTACTGACGGTGAGCTCCTGCTCTGACAGGTAAAATGAGGAAAGTTGAGATCCTTTATCCTCTTTAGTTCTCAGAACCATGCTCTTTTTGGCATTATATTGAACAACAAATTTTAACCTATACTCAGAACAAATATTCAATAGCTGCTGAAACCCCGCACTGCTGGGGGAAAAGAATGACCAGTTCATCAGCATACATAAGATGACTGATTATTTTCTTACCCAACACATCCATTCAGTTGCTGAGATAAATCATCCATGTACAGATTAAAGAGAGCAGGAGaagcagccccccccccccgtcatACACCACTGCTCACACCAAAACATGAAGAGACTAAATCTCCCCATTTGACTTGCATACTCTGATTGGCATACTAAtaagccaatttttttttctgtaaacttTAACAGCTTCTTTCATGGCATAAATACAAAGATCAGTGCCATGCTTGGATTTAAAACCAAACTCATTATCTGTGGTACCTATATATTTAGTGATCTGATCTAAAAGAACCCTCTCTAGTACCTTAGATACCACACTGGCAAGTGCAATGGGCCTATAATTATCTAAGCTCCCAATCTTTCCAGCTTTGTCcttaaaaacaggcacaaagaAAACGGACAACATAGAGTCTGGAGTGCTCTGCAGTGATCTGATCTATGCCACTTGCTTTATTATCAGTGAGCTGTACTATTGCATGATAGACCTCCCTGGCTGTTTTTTCTGTTACATAGGATCCCCCTTTAACACAGCTGAATAAATCATGATAGCATTTCCTCCATAACTCAGCCATATTATCTAACTATAttattgttccatcaatcacagcaagtggtccaggtcctgaagcagcaaagcagccccagacaatcacactgccaccaccctgtttgactgttggcatgatgttcttttttatcaaatgctgtgttatttttactccagatgtaatgggctgcacaccttccagaaagttcaacttttgtctcgtcagtccacagaatatttctctaaaagtcttggggatcatcaagatgtttcttgacaaatgtgagatgagcctttgtgttctttttttttttcagcagtggttttggccttggaactctccccatagatgccaatttttgcccagtgtctttcttatggttcagtcatgaactctgaccttaggtgaggccagtgaggccagtgaggccagcagttctttggatgttgttctgggttctttagtgacctcctggatgagttgtcgttgcactcttggagtcattttggttggccgaccactctttggaaggttcaccactgttcccagttttctccatttgtggataacggctctgaccgtggttcgctGAAGTCccaagccttggaaatgtctgtgtaaccttttccagactgatagatttcgaTCACTTTgaaggtttggattttttccctgTGACGATCCTACTGGTTGCCTGTTTGCTGGCTgtggtgtttgtttgtttttttcaggaacCAGTCGATGTGGTCTGGAAAGTGATTGGGATGGGGATTAAGAACACCTGGGCTCTGCGTTCTCATCGTTATAAGAACAGTAACATCAGACCCGCTCCTCACTTGACCCCCACTCCCCATCTTCGTTATATTTTTGTTAGGTGGCTTTGGCAACACTTGATTTTCTTTACTATTATTGTCATATTTAACTGTTTGTTGTAATAAATTTATGTTTCGTTTCAAACAACTCCGTTCCATCTCCTGTTATTTGTCAATGGCTTCGAGCCGGCCACGACACCCTTAATagataaaatcatcatttagaaactgcattctCTGTTTACttgtgttgtctttgtgagatattaaaattggtttgatgatcaaaaacatttaagtgtgataaatatgcaaaaaaaaataaaaaataaaaaaaaattaggaatcagaaagggggcaaacacTTTCTCACAGCCCTGTATATTTGTTAGCAGTACCCTTTAGCTCAGAGTTTATTGTCCCCAAATTTAGCACTTCaaataaaactggcattttcTTCCTTAGTACATTAGGCTGCCCTAAGGAGGGATTAAGGGTAGGCCCCCAGCcgaactgggggtccatggaggtcagcaaaatcataatCAGTAAAGTTTAGAtgtgataatcatattttatttaaacatggATAAAAACACTCTTATTACAGCAACATAAAAgggaattttatttatttaaattgtaGTACAGTAAAGCCTTGTATTACCCTTTTATTAGAGATGGTAACATGTGGATGATCACACTGACCTAAATGATTAGgacagtaatgtcagacttcatagctaggccatgatgtgcacaaatgtcaatATGCCAAATAATAAAATGGAGGGAAATGAGATTACTTTTTGGCAAGGATTAGCATAATTGTGAAAGGggacaaaaaatgcattaaaatatgcataaaaagcATAactggattaaagtggcaaaaagggataaaagtaggagaaaagtggaacaaaagtggaaaagagaaGTTGTGTAAATGGACAAATAGTGGGGAAAGCATCACAAAAAtcggcaaaaatgggggaaagcaACAAACAAGCGGCAAGAATGAGCACAAAAGGgcagaatgggcaaaaaaatggcaaaagacggctaaaatggcaaaaacatggcaaaatagACAtttcagaaatgggtgaaagtggcagtAAATTTCCAAGAAATAGAAGTGaaaaacaggtggcaaaatgaaaacagggtAAAATCAAGAGTAgcaaaagtgagttaaaagtggcaaaaatgtacataaaactgcaataaaatgggcaaaaaaatggggtaAGGTGGCCAGAATAGGATGTAAAACTGGGAAAATGGTGGCAAAACAATGtgtgaacagtggcaaaaaaggggaaagggtggaaaaaaactaaaaagtagcaaaacaaatggtcaatatcagaaaaaaaatgggcaaagggaaaaagatggctaaaaactggcaaaaaaaaaatgtagaagctgtcaaaaggttgcaaaaaaggggaaaatgcaaaaattggcaaaaaagtggcaaaaaagaattTAAACCATAAACATCTGCCAGTGCTGTGCCCAGGTCGTAGATGTACaaattttcttgctttttaatatcttttccttgttttaggGTTTGGGAACAGAAGAACCAAAAAGAGGCTGAGAAGAGGGCAGTTCAAAGACATCTGAAAACTTCTCATGAcaaaaattcaagaacaaacaagagaaaagaaaaacaaagagcagcagttGAATAAGCATGATGGTAAAACCCAGAGAGGGGAGAACCAAATAAAGGACACTGAGTCGCTGCAGTTTGGAAAGTGTCTCTAAAAGAACGAGAATAGTTATcttcttgtgtttgttggtCATCCATTCAGCAGCATGGCGTCTGCTGTGGAACAAGACAGAACTGAGCCAAAAGACTCATGTTTCAGCAGGGCAAGCCGGAGGATCAGAAGGTCTCTGTCCAGGATTTGCAGATGCTGTGTTCCCTACAATCGGCTCTATAGAAGGGCTAATGTTCGGTGTCAGTGCAGTGGCATCGACAGCACCACTGAGCACCTTCTTGGTCTAAAATTGCTGGAACCATCACCAtgtaattaccagagaactagTTCTACTATGTATAAAAATCGCCCCGTTTCCAAAgttccacctcctcctcctatGGGGACATGCAATGTAAGACATCCACCAAGTCCACCATGGTGGCCTCCAGTTTGGTTTAACACTGAAGCCACAGGTTACAGTGATGTTCTGGTCGAACCAGATGTAGTTGATAGAGCTGTGATCTGCCCCATCACAAACACCCTGCTACCCTCTTCTCAGATCCAAATCTGCTCCTCCTCCAGTCCTGATTGGAGTCAAGGAGCTCCTAGATCTTTCCCTCGTTCTCACAGCTCCCCCTCACTGTGTCACATGACCTCTGCAGAGAAGAAGACCTTAACACGAGCACGTAGCTTACCTGATCTGCCGTTGAAAACCAGCTGTGAGCAGTTTACACCCTACACCAGTGCTGATGAAGACGATGAAACCTACAGGTTCCAGTGCTCCAGTCCAGGTCTGTACCAGTGCAGCCTGACTGGTCTGGTGTTCCACATGGAGCGAGAGGGAGACATGGTCTACAGGTCAGTCACCTGGAACAGGAAGTTACTCTCCCAGCATCATAAGCAGCCTGCAGGACCGCTGTTTGACATCAAATGTGAGCAGCAGAGCGTGTGTCAGCTCCACCTCCCACACTGTGAGATCCCCTCCACAGGTGGGGATCACTCCTTGTCAGTGGCTCATGTGAATGATGAGGGCATGGAGTTTATCGTCCCTCATAAGATAACAGAGAGTCATGTCATCATAAACGTCTCAGGCTTTTCTGGTTTTGGTAACGTCAAGGATGAAGACTCTCCAGCTGACCCGGTCCGAGCTCTGGTTCTGCTGTTCTACCAGCCCCCGGTTGATCCTGATCTGAGCTCTCTTCTCAATGTGTTAATGCTGCCGAGGAACGTGGTGCTCCGAGACGTGCTGCGCACCAGGAAGAAGTTAGTTGGAGATGAGTGCTACATGGAGACGTCTCCACACTGTAGACTTCACCCACAGCAGGAGTACACTCTGTCCACGTGTCCTGAAGACGACTCGGTTCTAGTGGAACCAACAACAGCAGAGTTTGACAGTGACAACTTCGACAACTACTTCCCATCATTCCAGGTGAGTTTAGAGCAGACCATGAAACACATAAAGCTGTTTCTGAAGCACAACGACAGCTCGCTCAGTGTCTGGGAGAGACGAGTCTGTCTTCAGTCCTCTGGAGTCCAGAGGTCCTGTGGACAGAGCGCTCAAAATCTGCCCTCATGCcagaaactgtttgaaataCGGAGCGGCTTCATCGAGGGGGTATCAGGACCCGTCCTCAAAAGTGTGCTGGACAAACTGTTTGAGAAAACGGTGATGACTGACTCTGAGCGGGAATCAGCAGAAGTGATACCAGACAAAAGAGACAAAGCTCGTTTGGTTATCGACACTGTGAAGAATAAAGGTGAAGCTGCAAGTTCAGAGATGATCGAGGCTCTGTGTGACATTGACCCCTTCCTCTGTGAACACCTGGGACTGATGTGAAGCTGAGTGAAGACACTGTGCAGaacaaaaaatagacaaaaggcaaaaacactgattaaaaagtcataatacaATGACAGCTTTACACCCAATCAATCTGGGATTAGGGGGGGTTTGGCAACCATTCATCCCATATCTATTATAACAACTGTAAAACAATTATGTCACTAATTGACCCACAATGACAGCTTTTACtttgatgaagatgatgatgattattgtTATATTTTCCTGTTCATCTGAGATTGCCTCCAGAGATGACaatccttgtttttccagtgagggagatgccaccTCACACCATCAGACTGCTACTCTATGCAGCAATCAACATAGCATTCTCCTGGTCTTCTCTAAACTTTGACTCTATGATCTAACTGCCATAGGCAGACTCTGCACTCATCGCTGAGCAAAgcgttcctccacatgttcaagTTATTGAATGGAAGTTGGCTGTAAATTTGGAGATGGTAAAcgggctcactccaaataaggccgcaacttggttttgcgaaACACCAACTTAAAGTTCCTTAGGCCAGATCAGTCTAatgtggcatgctgattcttggtGCAGACACCTACCAACCTCTGCCGCAGGgtccatgctcacaggtgccgATAATCAGGTACCAATCAGGCACCTGTGGGTACCAGAACCTAAAAATGAGAGTCAATACAgacagcagaatcagctgtttggaattggcagagaagatttggataacccacatactcagctctgctgctcatcctacatgttccttacaaatgtagctCAGTTTAAAAGGAAGATAAACAGGTTTCACTCGGGTATAAGATTTATCACCTACAGGCATtggaaataatctaccaaacactcatttccttacttttttttgCTAGGTTTATATTTGCTTTAATCTTCAATCTTTTATGGCAACCATTCCTCTCATATCTACTAGAACAGTTGTAAAATAATTAGGTCACTAATTTACCCACAAGGGCACCTgctgattattttgattgttagTAGTATTAGTAGAAGTATTTCATGttaatctttctttttctgGAAATGGTCGGGGTATTTAACTGAGGGGTGTTACTTTTACCGAGCGTGTTATTGTGGAaaaactataaataaagttgcaaacaacaaaaactccTCAgtctttttgcttgttttattcaattttcatgaaataagaggtatttatctgttttaattAGAATTATTTCACTCAATTAGATGGATTTTTTCATGTTACTGAAACAGATAACGCTGACAGAAGAGGCTGGATAATGTTTTTAGCTTATGTAGGTATGTATGGTTCTTTTGAGTCTGTGAGAAATAGGACAAgaggaaatgggcaaaaaccgAAGCAGAAAGTTGACCAACATTAGAAACTTCGTCTGATAGAGTGAAGACTCAGCTCACAGCTCTGCAGCTCACATGTAAGTCTGAGGAAAAGATCAGATATTAAACTTAATATCCTACAGATTTAAGTAGGGCTGGTTTAAAAgattaaagacttttttaaaagtctggtTTATTCATGTCTGAGGAGGAAACGTTGCACTGATGATGATCTGTTACTAATCTTTGAtttcagtttctgttttttgatgaactttattttgttaaaagttaaaatgtcactttttcacacagaaagTCCTCCAAACTAACATGTTAAGACACTTTActcactttattttcatttcattctaCTTCCTATGTTTTCTCTCTTATATTTCAGAGGGAATTTTTATCCTTTATAGAACAATagtttaatttaacttttatgACATAAAATATAATACAATGGACATTTTAGTTCTGGTTATACATCAAGGTAAATTCACAAGTCTCCAGGTGAAACTGGAAGTACATTTATAACTTGTAAGCCTTTTATCACAGGCTCAGTAAGAGTAATAGTACTTCCCCTTTACTCTCAGATACTGTTTAGTGGTGGAGGAGATGTCTCTCATATCTAAAGTCAGCTCCGTCTCTGTACCAGCCAGACTGGGGGGAAAATATGCCAAAAATAagcaaagacaaacaaacaacttCTGTGTTCTAGGAGATGAATTACTGATTTTTTCTGCATTCTGGTgattgaaaaaagtgacatgACGTccattgtgattaaaaaagctTCTTTCACTTACAGAAAGGTCTCTCTCTGTAGGAATCCTCTCTGTTCTGTAGTCAGACACTGAGGAAATATTTTTCTTACAAGAGAAATTATAGCTACCATCAGCTAAGGCTGAAAGCAGCACTGAAAGGGGCCCTTGCACCTTTCCACACGCTCAGGTGTTATACATGTCAGGATCCTGGCAATGCTGCAGAATGAGCTGCAGGATCCATGCCCACTGAAAACACAACGGTCTACCAGCTATGGACTGTCATGTCATTAACTCAAAACATGAAGAGAGACCTCACAGTGTCACCACTGAATCAAGTCATGCAGATCTCAGTGGGTCTAATCAATAGATGGCGCTATGGCTGATATTTAATGGTAGCATACAGAAATGTTCAGGATTGGTCTGGAATCACAGTCTTCCTCTGAGTGTCTGAGTAACAGTAacttaaagtcatttttacatTGTTGCAGTGAACCAAGGTGATCTACAACAGGTACATCTTCTCCTTTGTTAAAATCAGGtctaattgattttataaactctaTCCAGGTttttaaacacaactttaaactTTTCCAGCTCCAGTCTAAGAAAAAAGGTCAACTCCTCCATATATGTACCCTGTATATTTGTTAGCATTACCCTTTAgctcagtgtttatttttcccaAATGAAGCACTTCAAGTAAAACTGGGATTTTCTTTCTTAATACCCAAAGTTGTCCtaagggggataaagaggagagcccCCAGCCAGACTGAGGGTCCactgaggtcagcaaaatcatggtctattgtaaagttaagctgtgattgTCAAATTCTATTTTAAACctggataaaaaaaacactcttatcaGAGAAACATTAAAGTGAATTTCATTagtttatgctgtagtacactgatcatcaactggcagcctggAGTCcacatctggcccccagaaaaTTATCAGATtcaaaacaattgaaaaaaaaaaaaacccaaccaCCTATTGCCttaaaacaacatcaaaaatTTGTTACTAGCAAATATGATTCATCAATttattcctgataa
Above is a genomic segment from Cheilinus undulatus linkage group 19, ASM1832078v1, whole genome shotgun sequence containing:
- the LOC121527409 gene encoding uncharacterized protein LOC121527409 — protein: MYKNRPVSKVPPPPPMGTCNVRHPPSPPWWPPVWFNTEATGYSDVLVEPDVVDRAVICPITNTLLPSSQIQICSSSSPDWSQGAPRSFPRSHSSPSLCHMTSAEKKTLTRARSLPDLPLKTSCEQFTPYTSADEDDETYRFQCSSPGLYQCSLTGLVFHMEREGDMVYRSVTWNRKLLSQHHKQPAGPLFDIKCEQQSVCQLHLPHCEIPSTGGDHSLSVAHVNDEGMEFIVPHKITESHVIINVSGFSGFGNVKDEDSPADPVRALVLLFYQPPVDPDLSSLLNVLMLPRNVVLRDVLRTRKKLVGDECYMETSPHCRLHPQQEYTLSTCPEDDSVLVEPTTAEFDSDNFDNYFPSFQGLGTEVTKIG